The Microlunatus antarcticus genome window below encodes:
- a CDS encoding carbohydrate ABC transporter permease — MSTLTTPAGTTSGPRASTPGDAGRRRRRRLGTVGHRVLVALLLVYLLAPFLWMLVYSLYPSSALQQAHPDLDPALLTGASYGRLLSDSSFLVPMANSAIVGISTTVVCMVLGSACAYAFARYRFRGRNALLLGMLTVQAIPVIVLAVPLFILLRAFGLYDQLGGLVVTYTAFILPLVVWMLVGFFDEIPPSLERAARIDGCNRLQIMVKIAFPLAAPGLAATAILAFITSWSDFFLAKVLTSTAATTLPVKTAAFQGLFAMDYTSAATAGVITAVPVLVLALVAQKWIIHGLVEGAVKG, encoded by the coding sequence GTGAGCACGCTGACGACGCCTGCGGGCACGACGAGCGGACCACGGGCGAGCACGCCGGGGGACGCGGGCCGTCGGCGCCGTCGCCGGCTGGGGACCGTGGGCCACCGCGTGCTGGTCGCGCTCCTGCTGGTGTACCTGCTGGCCCCGTTCCTGTGGATGCTCGTGTACAGCCTGTACCCGTCATCGGCGCTCCAGCAGGCGCACCCGGACCTGGACCCCGCCCTGCTGACCGGAGCCTCGTACGGGCGGCTGCTGTCGGACTCCTCGTTCCTGGTCCCGATGGCCAACTCGGCCATCGTGGGGATCTCGACCACGGTCGTCTGCATGGTGCTCGGCTCGGCCTGCGCCTACGCCTTCGCCCGCTACCGCTTCCGCGGGCGGAACGCGCTGCTGCTCGGGATGCTGACGGTGCAGGCCATCCCGGTCATCGTGCTGGCCGTGCCGCTGTTCATCCTGCTGCGCGCCTTCGGCCTGTACGACCAGCTGGGCGGGCTCGTCGTCACCTACACCGCGTTCATCCTCCCGCTGGTGGTGTGGATGCTCGTCGGCTTCTTCGACGAGATCCCGCCGAGCCTGGAGCGGGCGGCCCGGATCGACGGCTGCAACCGCCTGCAGATCATGGTCAAGATCGCCTTCCCCCTGGCCGCCCCCGGGCTGGCCGCGACGGCGATCCTGGCCTTCATCACCAGCTGGAGCGACTTCTTCCTGGCGAAGGTGCTGACCTCCACCGCGGCGACGACGCTGCCGGTGAAGACGGCCGCGTTCCAGGGTCTGTTCGCCATGGACTACACGTCGGCGGCGACCGCGGGAGTCATCACCGCGGTGCCGGTGCTCGTCCTCGCGCTGGTGGCGCAGAAGTGGATCATCCATGGCCTCGTCGAAGGTGCGGTGAAGGGGTAG
- a CDS encoding ABC transporter ATP-binding protein codes for MAEIELVHVEKTYGGRKGGAPAVQDLSYTIGDGQFVSLLGPSGCGKSTTLNMIAGLEDITSGEILIDGERVDDLDADKRDLAFVFQDYALYPHMNVYENIAFGLRMRKVPKAELDQRVHDAARRLDIEHVLRDKPRRLSGGQRQRVALARAIARRPAVFLFDEPLSNLDALLRDQTRSELKLLHAELGATSVYVTHDQEEAMTLSDRIVVMSRGRLEQYGTPYEIYHQPATEFVASFVGKPRMNLLPAQRDGDGRYAIARSTLRVGLPASADEVRVGLRPEECGLVAAPGSDAHGTVKVIEPLGNASDVTVDLGTALFAVRVPGFGTFQVGDPVKIDTSAARLHTFDPASGTRLAD; via the coding sequence ATGGCAGAGATCGAGCTCGTGCACGTGGAGAAGACCTACGGCGGCCGCAAGGGTGGTGCGCCTGCCGTGCAGGACCTGAGCTACACCATCGGCGACGGGCAGTTCGTCTCGTTGCTCGGGCCGTCGGGGTGCGGCAAGTCGACCACCCTGAACATGATCGCCGGCCTGGAGGACATCACGTCCGGCGAGATCCTGATCGACGGCGAGCGCGTCGACGACCTCGACGCGGACAAGCGCGACCTCGCGTTCGTGTTCCAGGACTACGCGCTCTACCCGCACATGAACGTCTACGAGAACATCGCTTTCGGGCTGCGGATGCGGAAGGTCCCCAAGGCCGAGCTCGACCAGCGGGTGCACGACGCCGCCCGTCGGCTCGACATCGAGCACGTGCTGCGCGACAAGCCGCGTCGGCTGTCGGGCGGCCAGCGGCAGCGGGTCGCGCTGGCCCGGGCCATCGCCCGGCGGCCCGCGGTGTTCCTGTTCGACGAACCGCTGTCCAACCTGGACGCCCTGCTGCGCGACCAGACCCGGAGCGAGCTCAAGCTGCTGCACGCCGAGCTCGGGGCGACCAGCGTCTACGTCACCCACGACCAGGAGGAGGCGATGACGCTCTCCGACCGCATCGTCGTGATGAGCCGCGGCAGGCTCGAGCAGTACGGGACGCCGTACGAGATCTACCACCAGCCGGCCACCGAGTTCGTCGCCTCCTTCGTCGGCAAGCCCCGGATGAACCTGCTGCCCGCGCAGCGGGACGGGGACGGGCGGTACGCGATAGCCCGTTCGACCCTGCGGGTCGGGCTCCCCGCGTCCGCCGACGAGGTCCGGGTCGGCCTGCGGCCCGAGGAGTGCGGTCTCGTCGCCGCGCCGGGGTCCGACGCCCACGGCACTGTCAAGGTGATCGAACCGCTCGGTAACGCCTCCGACGTGACCGTCGATCTCGGGACCGCCCTGTTCGCCGTGCGCGTGCCCGGTTTCGGCACGTTCCAGGTCGGAGACCCGGTGAAGATCGACACCTCGGCGGCCCGGTTGCACACCTTCGACCCCGCGTCCGGGACGCGTCTGGCCGACTGA
- a CDS encoding SIS domain-containing protein — protein MTVTDHGLHTEAEILQQPVLWPEVARLVADHRTELEALLGPLLNDPTSRILLCGAGTSAYAGQVAGSALSTALGRQVEAVATTDLVTAPAAHLVPDVPTLIVSFARSGNSPESLAATELADQLLGDVRHLVLTCDSEGGLARAHRGRATSVVLLMPPAANDRGFAMTSSFTCMTLAALLALGGSDEGTADRVEQLSGAAAMLLADRAQIAELAGLRPDRVVYLGSGALTGLARESALKLTELTAGEVVTLAESSLGFRHGPKSVLTPRTLTVVYVSNDSYTRRYDVDLLAELTAGQDPGPVLAVDGSGRADLPGSVHVLRLRGVADLPDAWWGLPAVLVAQLIGLESSLLRGHTPDNPFPTGEVNRVVQGVTIHPWQHDPR, from the coding sequence GTGACCGTCACCGACCACGGCCTGCACACCGAAGCCGAGATCCTCCAGCAGCCCGTGCTGTGGCCGGAGGTGGCCCGCCTGGTGGCCGACCACCGGACCGAGCTGGAGGCCCTGCTCGGACCGCTGCTGAACGATCCGACCAGCCGGATCCTGCTCTGCGGCGCCGGTACGAGCGCGTACGCCGGGCAGGTCGCGGGCTCTGCGCTGTCGACGGCTCTGGGCCGTCAGGTCGAGGCGGTGGCGACGACCGACCTGGTCACCGCCCCTGCCGCCCACCTCGTCCCCGACGTGCCCACGCTGATCGTGTCCTTCGCCCGCTCGGGCAACAGCCCGGAGAGCCTGGCCGCGACCGAGCTGGCCGACCAGCTGCTCGGCGACGTCCGACACCTGGTCCTCACCTGCGACTCCGAGGGCGGGCTGGCGCGTGCGCACCGTGGTCGCGCCACGTCTGTGGTCCTGCTGATGCCGCCCGCGGCGAACGACCGGGGCTTCGCGATGACGTCCAGCTTCACGTGCATGACCCTGGCGGCCCTGCTGGCCCTCGGGGGCTCCGACGAGGGGACGGCCGACCGGGTGGAGCAGCTGTCAGGAGCAGCAGCGATGCTGCTCGCCGACCGGGCGCAGATCGCCGAGCTGGCCGGTCTCCGCCCCGACCGGGTCGTGTACCTCGGGAGCGGAGCTCTGACCGGGCTGGCCCGGGAGTCCGCCCTCAAGCTGACCGAGCTCACGGCGGGCGAGGTGGTCACCCTGGCCGAGTCCTCGCTCGGCTTTCGCCACGGACCGAAGTCGGTCCTCACGCCGCGCACCCTCACCGTCGTCTACGTCTCCAACGACTCGTACACCCGGCGTTACGACGTCGACCTGCTCGCCGAGCTGACCGCCGGCCAGGACCCTGGCCCGGTGCTGGCCGTCGACGGTTCAGGTCGTGCCGACCTGCCCGGGTCGGTCCACGTGCTCCGGCTGAGAGGCGTCGCCGACCTGCCCGACGCGTGGTGGGGACTGCCTGCCGTCCTCGTCGCTCAGCTGATCGGTCTGGAGAGCTCGCTGCTGCGCGGTCACACCCCGGACAACCCGTTCCCGACCGGCGAGGTCAACCGCGTCGTGCAGGGTGTCACGATCCACCCCTGGCAGCACGACCCGCGATGA
- a CDS encoding N-acetylglucosamine kinase, whose protein sequence is MSEALFLGVDGGGTKTALCLVTPDGRVAAHRIAGSVYYAGQSVDLVADVLTPAVAALCADAGVTPASVTHAFFALPGYGESSTDRPLLDAAPLRVLGHDRYSCDNDMVAGWAGSLGALDGINVISGTGSMTYGERQGRRVRVGGWGALFGDEGSAHWIAVRGLNAFSRMSDGRLPPGPLLEVLLEHLRLPSDLDLVDVVLLRWRSDRARVAGLCRQVVEAADAGDEVAAAILDEAAHELALLVSRTRAQLGFTVDDAVRVSWSGGTFAADRIREGFSRALLAQHPNDDLREPLLPPVIGAALYAARLAGRPLDTPAFSRLTAATRTLPTASSTA, encoded by the coding sequence ATGAGCGAGGCGCTCTTCCTGGGAGTCGACGGCGGCGGCACCAAGACCGCGCTCTGCCTCGTCACCCCTGACGGCCGGGTGGCCGCCCACCGGATCGCCGGCAGCGTCTACTACGCCGGCCAGAGCGTCGACCTCGTCGCCGACGTGCTCACGCCAGCGGTCGCGGCACTTTGCGCCGACGCGGGCGTCACACCCGCCTCGGTCACTCACGCCTTCTTCGCCCTGCCTGGCTACGGCGAGTCGAGCACAGACCGTCCCCTGCTCGACGCCGCGCCGCTACGGGTGCTCGGGCACGACCGCTACTCCTGCGACAACGACATGGTGGCCGGCTGGGCCGGTTCGCTCGGAGCGCTCGACGGCATCAACGTCATCAGCGGCACCGGCTCGATGACCTACGGCGAGCGCCAGGGACGCCGCGTGCGCGTGGGCGGCTGGGGTGCGTTGTTCGGGGACGAGGGGTCCGCCCACTGGATCGCGGTCCGAGGGCTGAACGCGTTCTCGCGGATGAGTGACGGGCGGTTGCCTCCGGGTCCCTTGCTGGAGGTTCTGCTGGAGCACCTCCGACTACCGAGCGACCTCGACCTCGTCGACGTCGTGCTGCTCCGCTGGCGCTCGGACCGCGCCCGCGTGGCCGGTCTGTGCCGACAGGTCGTCGAGGCGGCCGACGCGGGCGACGAGGTGGCCGCCGCCATCCTCGACGAAGCCGCCCACGAGCTCGCGCTGCTCGTCTCCCGCACCCGCGCACAGCTCGGGTTCACCGTCGACGACGCGGTCCGCGTCTCCTGGTCGGGCGGCACCTTCGCCGCTGACCGGATCCGCGAGGGCTTCAGCCGTGCGCTGCTCGCGCAGCACCCGAACGACGACCTGCGCGAGCCGCTGCTCCCGCCCGTGATCGGCGCCGCCCTCTACGCGGCGCGACTGGCCGGTCGGCCACTGGACACCCCGGCGTTCAGCCGCCTCACCGCAGCGACCCGCACCCTACCGACGGCATCCTCGACGGCCTGA
- a CDS encoding LLM class flavin-dependent oxidoreductase — translation MQFGIFTVGDVTTDPTTGRTPSEAERIKAMVTIAQKAEEVGLDVFATGEHHNRPFVPSSPTTMLGYIAAKTSRLLLSTSTTLITTNDPVKIAEDYAMLQYLADGRVDLMMGRGNTGPVYPWFGKDARDGIALAVENYALLRRLWTEDVVDWTGEFRTPLQGFTSTPRPLDGVPPFVWHGSIRSPEIAEQAAYYGDGFFANHIFWPTHHFQRLVGFYRDRFAFHGHGTRDQAIVGLGGQAFIRPKSQDAVREFRPYFDSAPVYGHGPALEDFMRETPLTVGSPQEVIERTMTFREHFGDYQRQLFLADHAGLPLKTVLEQLDLLGEHVVPVLRREMDALRPAHVPDAPTHASRVLAAQSPAPTAQLTTAGRAA, via the coding sequence ATGCAGTTCGGGATCTTCACCGTCGGCGACGTCACGACCGACCCCACCACCGGGCGTACGCCGTCCGAGGCCGAGCGGATCAAGGCGATGGTGACCATCGCCCAGAAGGCCGAGGAGGTCGGGCTCGACGTCTTCGCTACCGGCGAGCACCACAACCGGCCCTTCGTTCCGTCCTCGCCGACCACGATGCTCGGCTACATCGCCGCGAAGACCTCGCGGCTGCTGCTGTCGACGTCCACGACGCTGATCACGACCAACGACCCGGTCAAGATCGCCGAGGACTACGCGATGCTGCAGTACCTGGCCGACGGTCGCGTCGACCTCATGATGGGCCGCGGCAACACCGGGCCGGTCTACCCCTGGTTCGGCAAGGACGCGCGCGACGGCATCGCCCTCGCCGTCGAGAACTACGCCCTGCTGCGTCGGCTGTGGACCGAGGACGTCGTCGACTGGACCGGTGAGTTCCGGACGCCGCTGCAGGGCTTCACCTCGACGCCGCGGCCGCTCGACGGCGTACCCCCGTTCGTCTGGCACGGCTCGATCCGGAGCCCCGAGATCGCCGAGCAGGCCGCGTACTACGGCGACGGCTTCTTCGCCAACCACATCTTCTGGCCGACCCACCACTTCCAGCGTCTGGTCGGCTTCTACCGCGACCGCTTCGCGTTCCACGGCCACGGCACGCGTGACCAGGCGATCGTGGGCCTGGGCGGTCAGGCGTTCATCCGGCCCAAGAGCCAGGACGCCGTGCGCGAGTTCCGCCCCTACTTCGACTCGGCGCCGGTCTACGGCCACGGCCCCGCGCTGGAAGACTTCATGCGCGAGACGCCGCTGACCGTCGGCAGCCCGCAGGAGGTCATCGAGCGGACGATGACGTTCCGCGAGCACTTCGGCGACTACCAGCGTCAGCTGTTCCTGGCCGACCACGCGGGCCTGCCGCTCAAGACCGTGCTCGAGCAGCTCGACCTGCTGGGCGAGCACGTCGTGCCGGTGCTACGCCGCGAGATGGACGCGCTGCGTCCCGCGCACGTCCCCGACGCGCCCACGCACGCCTCGCGGGTGCTGGCCGCCCAGAGCCCGGCCCCCACCGCGCAGCTGACCACGGCGGGGCGTGCGGCATGA
- a CDS encoding CE1759 family FMN reductase has protein sequence MTRRIVVVSAGLGQPSSSRLLGDRLAAAAARALRAEGEQVEVDVVELRELAVDLANQLVTGFPGARLAAVLDRVAAADAVVAVTPVFNASYSGLFKMFVDALSVGSLDGVPVLLGATGGSARHSLVLEHALRPLFAYLRATTTSTGVFAATEDWGSPGELDTRVDRAGRELAVLVAGLARPAAVDPYDVSAVSARFSALSA, from the coding sequence ATGACCCGCCGCATCGTCGTCGTCAGCGCCGGCCTCGGCCAGCCGTCCTCGAGCCGGCTGCTGGGCGACCGCCTCGCCGCTGCGGCGGCCCGTGCGCTGCGGGCGGAGGGCGAGCAGGTCGAGGTGGACGTGGTCGAGCTCCGCGAGCTCGCGGTCGACCTGGCCAACCAGCTGGTGACCGGCTTCCCCGGTGCCCGCCTCGCCGCCGTGCTCGACCGGGTCGCCGCCGCGGACGCGGTGGTCGCGGTCACCCCGGTCTTCAACGCCTCGTACAGCGGGCTGTTCAAGATGTTCGTCGACGCGCTGTCGGTCGGCTCGCTCGACGGCGTCCCGGTGCTGCTGGGGGCGACCGGCGGCAGCGCACGGCACTCGCTCGTCCTGGAGCACGCGCTGCGACCGCTGTTCGCCTACCTGCGCGCGACGACCACGTCCACCGGCGTGTTCGCGGCGACGGAGGACTGGGGCTCCCCCGGCGAGCTCGACACCCGGGTCGACCGGGCGGGCCGGGAGCTGGCCGTGCTGGTCGCCGGCCTCGCCCGACCGGCCGCCGTCGACCCGTACGACGTGAGCGCCGTCAGCGCGCGCTTCTCCGCGCTGTCGGCGTAG
- a CDS encoding NUDIX hydrolase, producing the protein MDPEDHLAARPAGAQMRVIGVAAKGRRVFDQPLGHGVDPRVLAYESGWVVLRPVEADLDEHDTLRLVLKVRHRRKGDGHPRTRRPGRDRGLATSTDDPPVVRQRFAAYAVVESELGLLATEYSDLTAVSGRWGMPGGGIDEGEAPVAAVVREVHEETGQPVDVGDLVLVQSSHWVGRSPHGGVEDFHAVRLIYRGTCPDPTDPVVHDQGGTTAAAKWVPKAAWQDLTWTANWRQALRRLMR; encoded by the coding sequence GTGGACCCCGAAGATCATCTCGCTGCGCGCCCGGCCGGCGCGCAGATGCGGGTGATCGGGGTGGCAGCCAAGGGTCGTCGCGTGTTCGACCAGCCGCTCGGGCACGGCGTCGACCCGCGGGTGCTGGCGTACGAGTCGGGGTGGGTCGTCCTGCGCCCGGTCGAGGCCGACCTGGACGAGCACGACACGCTGCGCCTCGTGCTCAAGGTGCGGCACCGCCGCAAGGGCGACGGCCACCCGCGGACGCGGCGGCCCGGACGCGACCGCGGGCTGGCGACCTCGACCGACGACCCGCCTGTGGTGCGGCAGCGCTTCGCCGCGTACGCGGTCGTCGAGTCCGAGCTCGGCCTGCTGGCCACGGAGTACTCCGACCTCACCGCCGTCTCCGGCCGCTGGGGCATGCCCGGCGGCGGCATCGACGAGGGCGAGGCGCCCGTCGCGGCGGTCGTGCGCGAGGTGCACGAGGAGACCGGCCAGCCCGTCGACGTCGGCGACCTCGTGCTCGTGCAGAGCTCGCACTGGGTGGGCCGCAGCCCGCACGGCGGCGTCGAGGACTTCCACGCCGTACGCCTCATCTACCGCGGCACCTGCCCCGACCCCACCGACCCGGTCGTCCACGACCAGGGCGGCACGACCGCGGCCGCGAAGTGGGTGCCCAAGGCGGCCTGGCAGGACCTCACCTGGACCGCCAACTGGCGCCAGGCGCTCCGACGCCTCATGAGGTAG
- a CDS encoding cystathionine beta-synthase, whose translation MDLVGNTPLVQLSKVTDGSKGLVLAKVEYLNPGGSVKDRIAVRMVEAAEREGLLLPGGTIVEPTSGNTGVGLAIVAQAKGYRCVFVCPDKVGEEKRNVLAAYGAEVVVCPTAVDPDDPTSYYSTSARLAREIPGAWKPDQYSNVNNPLSHYETTGPEIWAQTEGRITHFVAGMGTGGTISGAGRYLKEVSGGRVQVVGADPTGSVYSGGDGRPYLVEGVGEDFWPSTYDPTIADRVIEVSDGDSFAMTRRLARTEALLVGGSCGMATVAATRLAAELDDPDAVIVVLLPDGGRGYLGKIFDDGWLARYGFAPRPEGPVRVVGDVLREKAGRLPDLVHTHPGETVAQAVEILREYGVSQMPVVRAEPPVMAAEVVGSVSERGLLGALFSQKVRLADPVERAMEPPLPTLGATEPVTRAVELLVDGDALLVLDDGRPAGVLTRQDLLSDVS comes from the coding sequence ATGGACCTCGTCGGCAACACCCCGCTGGTCCAGCTGTCCAAGGTCACCGACGGGTCGAAGGGACTCGTCCTGGCCAAGGTCGAGTACCTGAACCCCGGCGGCTCGGTCAAGGACCGCATCGCCGTCCGCATGGTCGAGGCGGCCGAGCGCGAGGGGCTGCTCCTCCCGGGCGGGACCATTGTCGAGCCGACCAGCGGGAACACGGGCGTCGGGCTCGCGATCGTGGCGCAGGCCAAGGGCTACCGGTGCGTCTTCGTCTGCCCCGACAAGGTCGGCGAGGAGAAGCGGAACGTGCTCGCCGCGTACGGGGCGGAGGTCGTCGTCTGCCCCACGGCCGTCGACCCCGACGACCCGACGTCCTACTACTCGACCTCGGCCCGCCTCGCCCGCGAGATCCCCGGCGCCTGGAAGCCCGACCAGTACAGCAACGTCAACAACCCGCTGAGCCACTACGAGACGACCGGCCCGGAGATCTGGGCGCAGACCGAGGGGCGCATCACGCACTTCGTCGCCGGGATGGGCACGGGCGGCACGATCAGCGGCGCCGGGCGCTACCTCAAGGAGGTGTCCGGCGGCCGCGTCCAGGTCGTCGGCGCCGACCCGACCGGCTCGGTCTACTCCGGCGGCGACGGGCGGCCGTACCTCGTCGAGGGCGTGGGGGAGGACTTCTGGCCCTCGACGTACGACCCCACGATCGCCGACCGCGTCATCGAGGTCTCCGACGGCGACTCGTTCGCCATGACGCGCCGGCTCGCCCGGACCGAGGCGCTGCTGGTGGGGGGTTCCTGCGGGATGGCCACGGTCGCCGCGACCCGGCTGGCCGCCGAGCTCGACGACCCCGACGCGGTGATCGTCGTGCTGCTGCCCGACGGTGGTCGCGGTTACCTGGGCAAGATCTTCGACGACGGCTGGCTCGCGCGGTACGGCTTCGCGCCGCGGCCCGAGGGGCCGGTCCGCGTGGTCGGTGACGTGCTGCGCGAGAAGGCCGGCCGCCTGCCCGACCTCGTGCACACCCACCCCGGCGAGACCGTGGCCCAGGCCGTGGAGATCCTGCGTGAGTACGGCGTCTCCCAGATGCCCGTCGTCCGCGCCGAGCCGCCGGTCATGGCCGCCGAGGTCGTGGGCTCGGTCAGCGAGCGCGGCCTGCTCGGCGCCCTCTTCAGCCAGAAGGTCCGCCTCGCCGACCCGGTCGAACGGGCCATGGAACCGCCGCTCCCCACCCTCGGCGCCACCGAGCCGGTCACCCGCGCCGTCGAGCTCCTCGTCGACGGCGACGCTCTGCTCGTCCTCGACGACGGCCGCCCCGCCGGCGTCCTCACCCGCCAGGATCTCCTCAGCGATGTGAGCTAG
- a CDS encoding NAD(P)/FAD-dependent oxidoreductase, translating to MSNDAPVIVVGAGLAGLACAQHLVRSGVEVVVLEASDGVGGRVRTDVVDGFRCDRGFQLLNPAYPALKHVVDVGALDLHAFGAGVVVAHGRTRSILADPRREPSLMVASLRAPLGTFAEKVRFAAWAALTLVPVRTQLARPDRSRTEELDAFGVTGRLRAGVVDPFLTGVLAESDGSSSARLARLLVRSFVLGSPSVPSLGMGRLPELVAASLPAGTVRLGVRVHGVTGRSVRTDDGELAARAVVVAADPATAGELTGADAPRMKALTTFWYAADEPPSARNLLHLDADHRGPLVNTAVMTNAAPSYAPAGRALVQVTVLGADGSAATERSARTQAGLVYGVGTERWELVTTHVVAAALPAQPAPLDVRQPAALDEGLFVAGDHRDTASIQGALVSGRRAADAVLAPGSTPRS from the coding sequence ATGAGCAACGACGCCCCGGTCATCGTCGTGGGCGCCGGCCTCGCCGGCCTCGCCTGCGCGCAGCACCTCGTCCGGTCCGGCGTCGAGGTGGTCGTGCTCGAGGCGTCCGACGGCGTGGGCGGTCGGGTCCGGACCGACGTGGTGGACGGCTTCCGCTGCGACCGTGGCTTCCAGCTGCTCAACCCGGCCTACCCCGCGCTGAAGCACGTCGTGGACGTCGGAGCGCTCGACCTCCACGCCTTCGGGGCCGGCGTCGTCGTCGCGCACGGGCGGACGCGGTCGATCCTCGCCGACCCGCGCCGCGAGCCCTCGCTGATGGTCGCGTCGCTGCGGGCGCCGCTCGGGACCTTCGCCGAGAAGGTCCGCTTCGCCGCCTGGGCCGCCTTGACCCTGGTCCCCGTCCGGACGCAGCTGGCCCGGCCGGACCGGTCGCGCACCGAGGAGCTCGACGCGTTCGGGGTGACCGGTCGGCTCCGCGCCGGCGTCGTCGACCCGTTCCTGACCGGCGTCCTCGCCGAGAGCGACGGCTCGAGCTCCGCCCGCCTCGCCCGGCTGCTCGTCCGCTCCTTCGTCCTCGGCTCGCCGTCCGTCCCCTCGCTCGGGATGGGGCGGCTCCCCGAGCTGGTCGCCGCGTCGCTCCCCGCCGGGACGGTCCGCCTCGGCGTCCGCGTGCACGGCGTGACGGGCCGATCCGTCCGGACCGACGACGGCGAGCTGGCCGCCCGGGCGGTCGTCGTCGCGGCCGACCCGGCCACCGCCGGCGAGCTGACCGGGGCCGATGCGCCGCGGATGAAGGCGCTCACCACGTTCTGGTACGCCGCCGACGAGCCCCCGAGCGCGCGCAACCTGCTGCACCTCGACGCCGACCACCGCGGCCCGCTGGTCAACACGGCCGTCATGACGAACGCGGCCCCCTCGTACGCGCCCGCCGGTCGTGCGCTGGTGCAGGTGACGGTGCTCGGGGCCGACGGCTCCGCCGCCACGGAACGTTCCGCGCGGACCCAGGCCGGTCTCGTCTACGGCGTTGGCACGGAGCGCTGGGAGCTCGTGACGACGCACGTGGTGGCCGCCGCGCTCCCGGCCCAGCCGGCGCCGCTCGACGTACGGCAGCCGGCCGCGCTCGACGAAGGGCTGTTCGTGGCGGGCGACCACCGCGACACGGCGTCGATCCAGGGTGCGCTCGTCTCGGGGCGCCGGGCCGCGGACGCCGTCCTCGCACCGGGCTCGACACCGCGGAGCTGA
- a CDS encoding Bax inhibitor-1/YccA family protein: MLRSSNPILSKKDAFTPAAPQYGQQPYQGCPGQGGGFGGPQDPRSNASQTVQGRMTLDDVITKTAVTIAVLVITAALAWNFVPDSLYFPAMILSALVGFGVVLLVSFRRVVSPALVVLYAAIEGVFIGMISKVFESVYTGIVAQAVVATFVAAGVTLAAYKFFNIRVTAKFTKIVFISTAAFAGLMLVNFIFSLVTGSGGLRSGITGPVSGLSLLVSAVAIVLAVLNLILDFDYVERGVEMGAPASESWRAAFGLTVTMVWLYIELLRLISYIRR, from the coding sequence ATGTTGCGCAGCTCGAACCCGATCCTCTCCAAGAAGGACGCGTTCACCCCCGCAGCACCCCAGTACGGCCAGCAGCCCTACCAGGGCTGCCCGGGCCAGGGTGGCGGCTTCGGCGGTCCGCAGGACCCCCGCTCGAACGCGAGCCAGACGGTCCAGGGCCGGATGACCCTGGACGACGTCATCACCAAGACCGCCGTGACGATCGCCGTCCTGGTGATCACCGCGGCCCTCGCGTGGAACTTCGTCCCGGACAGCCTCTACTTCCCGGCGATGATCCTGTCGGCCCTCGTCGGCTTCGGCGTGGTGCTGCTCGTCTCGTTCCGCCGGGTCGTCTCGCCCGCCCTGGTCGTGCTGTACGCGGCCATCGAGGGTGTCTTCATCGGCATGATCAGCAAGGTCTTCGAGTCGGTCTACACCGGCATCGTCGCCCAGGCGGTCGTGGCCACCTTCGTCGCGGCGGGCGTGACGCTCGCGGCGTACAAGTTCTTCAACATCCGCGTGACGGCGAAGTTCACCAAGATCGTCTTCATCTCGACCGCCGCGTTCGCCGGTCTGATGCTGGTCAACTTCATCTTCTCGCTCGTCACCGGCAGCGGTGGCCTGCGCAGCGGGATCACCGGCCCGGTCAGCGGCCTGTCGCTGCTGGTCTCGGCCGTCGCGATCGTCCTGGCCGTGCTCAACCTGATCCTCGACTTCGACTACGTCGAGCGTGGCGTCGAGATGGGCGCCCCGGCCAGCGAGTCCTGGCGGGCGGCCTTCGGCCTGACCGTCACGATGGTCTGGCTCTACATCGAGCTCCTCCGGCTGATCTCCTACATCCGCCGGTAG